A genomic segment from Neisseria perflava encodes:
- the gatA gene encoding Asp-tRNA(Asn)/Glu-tRNA(Gln) amidotransferase subunit GatA gives MTAYTLKQASSLLQSKQISAVELATEYLAAIAAKNPTINGYVTIDQDKTLAEAKAADARIAAGNATALTGVPVAYKDIFCQTGWRSACSSKMLDNFVSPYTATVVQNLLDAGMVTLGRTNMDEFAMGSTNETSFYGATKNPWNLEHVPGGSSGGSAAVIAARLAPVALGSDTGGSIRQPASHCGITGIKPTYGTVSRFGMVAYASSFDQAGPMAQTAEDCAILLNAMASFDERDSTSLERDKEDYTRDLDKPLKGLKIGLPKEYFGEGADADVQTALQSVIDLLKVQGAETVEVSLPQTSLSIPAYYVLASAEASTNLSRFDGVRYGHRAVQFGDLEEMYSNTRAEGFGSEVKRRIMIGTYVLSHGYYDAYYLKAQKLRRLVANDFQTAFGQCDFILAPTAPTAAPKLGSDIHDPVQMYLSDIYTIAVNLAGLPALTLPAGFSANGLPIGVQFIGNYFSEAKILGAAHQVQLNSDWHTKAPE, from the coding sequence ATGACCGCTTACACGCTCAAACAAGCCAGCAGCCTGCTGCAATCCAAACAAATTTCCGCAGTCGAATTGGCGACCGAATATTTGGCCGCTATTGCTGCGAAAAACCCTACCATCAACGGCTACGTTACCATCGATCAAGATAAGACCCTTGCTGAAGCTAAAGCAGCCGATGCGCGTATCGCGGCCGGTAATGCAACAGCTTTGACCGGTGTGCCGGTTGCTTACAAAGATATTTTCTGCCAAACAGGTTGGCGCAGTGCATGCAGCTCCAAAATGTTGGATAACTTCGTTTCTCCTTATACTGCTACTGTGGTGCAAAACCTGTTGGATGCCGGCATGGTTACTCTTGGCCGTACCAATATGGACGAATTTGCCATGGGTTCGACCAATGAGACTTCGTTCTACGGCGCAACCAAAAACCCATGGAATCTTGAACATGTTCCCGGCGGTTCGTCAGGCGGTTCGGCTGCCGTGATTGCGGCGCGTTTGGCACCGGTTGCGTTGGGTTCGGATACCGGCGGTTCTATCCGTCAGCCTGCATCGCATTGCGGTATTACCGGCATCAAGCCGACTTACGGTACGGTTTCACGTTTCGGTATGGTTGCCTATGCTTCCAGCTTCGACCAAGCCGGCCCTATGGCGCAAACAGCCGAAGACTGCGCGATTTTGTTGAACGCTATGGCCAGCTTTGACGAGCGCGATTCCACCAGTTTGGAGCGCGACAAAGAAGACTACACCCGTGATTTGGACAAGCCGCTCAAAGGTTTGAAAATCGGTTTGCCTAAAGAATATTTTGGCGAAGGCGCAGATGCCGATGTTCAGACGGCCTTGCAAAGCGTTATTGATTTGCTCAAAGTACAAGGAGCGGAGACTGTTGAAGTTTCCCTGCCGCAAACATCATTGTCGATTCCTGCTTATTACGTTCTTGCCTCTGCTGAAGCAAGTACCAACTTGTCCCGTTTTGATGGCGTACGTTATGGCCACCGTGCGGTGCAATTTGGCGATTTGGAAGAAATGTACAGCAACACCCGTGCCGAAGGTTTTGGCAGCGAGGTCAAACGCCGTATCATGATCGGTACTTATGTATTGAGCCATGGTTACTACGATGCGTACTATTTGAAAGCGCAAAAACTGCGCCGTCTGGTTGCCAATGATTTTCAGACGGCCTTTGGTCAATGTGATTTCATTTTGGCGCCGACTGCGCCGACTGCCGCGCCAAAACTCGGCAGCGACATTCACGACCCTGTGCAAATGTACTTATCCGATATTTACACCATCGCCGTGAACCTTGCCGGTTTGCCTGCACTGACTCTGCCTGCCGGTTTCAGCGCAAACGGCCTGCCGATTGGTGTGCAATTTATCGGCAACTATTTCTCCGAGGCTAAAATTTTGGGTGCCGCACATCAAGTTCAGCTGAACAGCGATTGGCACACTAAAGCGCCGGAATAA
- the gatC gene encoding Asp-tRNA(Asn)/Glu-tRNA(Gln) amidotransferase subunit GatC, translating to MALSLNDVEKIAKLSRLTLTDEEKNKTLAELNDIFAMVENMQSVNTDGIEPMAHPHEAALRLREDKVTETDHAAEYQAVAPEVRNRLYIVPQVIEE from the coding sequence ATGGCTTTAAGCTTAAATGATGTGGAAAAAATCGCAAAACTCTCGCGCCTCACTTTAACGGACGAAGAAAAAAACAAAACGCTTGCCGAGTTGAACGATATTTTCGCCATGGTTGAAAACATGCAAAGCGTCAATACCGACGGTATCGAACCCATGGCGCATCCGCACGAAGCCGCTTTACGCCTGCGCGAAGATAAAGTGACTGAAACCGATCATGCTGCCGAATATCAGGCTGTTGCCCCCGAAGTGCGCAACCGCCTGTATATTGTTCCTCAAGTAATTGAAGAATAA
- a CDS encoding rod shape-determining protein, translating into MFRLLSRFLSNDIAIDLGTANTLIFVRGKGIVLDEPSMVAIQSGAGNKSKIMAVGTEAKKMQGRAPRNIEIVRPMRDGVIADFVITERMLGMLIKKATEGRSLVPPRVVICVPGGSTQVERKAILDSAFAAGAASVHLIEEPMAAALGAGLPIEDAAGSMIVDIGGGTTEIGILSLGGMAYSASVRAAGDEFDKSIIHYLRRHRGVLIGEATAEELKKQIGSASGFETETAMRIKGRDLAEGTPKSLAVTSDEIREALSETVNQIIRAVRLALEQAPPELAGDIADRGIMLTGGGALLHGIDTVLADATGLPVGIADQPLNCVAYGAGKALDYIGKWDTVFTENP; encoded by the coding sequence ATGTTTCGTCTTTTATCTCGTTTCCTCTCCAATGATATTGCCATCGATTTGGGCACGGCCAACACGCTGATTTTTGTACGCGGCAAAGGGATTGTTTTGGATGAGCCGTCCATGGTTGCGATTCAATCCGGCGCAGGCAATAAAAGTAAAATTATGGCAGTGGGCACGGAAGCCAAAAAGATGCAGGGTCGTGCGCCGCGCAATATCGAAATTGTCCGCCCGATGAGGGACGGTGTGATTGCAGACTTTGTGATCACCGAGCGTATGCTGGGGATGTTGATTAAAAAAGCCACCGAAGGACGGTCTTTGGTTCCGCCTCGCGTGGTTATCTGTGTTCCTGGCGGCTCTACCCAAGTGGAACGTAAAGCAATTTTGGATTCGGCGTTTGCCGCCGGCGCGGCAAGCGTGCATTTGATTGAAGAACCGATGGCCGCCGCTTTGGGCGCGGGCTTGCCGATTGAAGATGCGGCAGGTTCGATGATTGTCGATATTGGCGGCGGTACGACTGAAATCGGTATTCTTTCACTGGGCGGCATGGCCTATTCTGCTTCTGTCCGCGCAGCCGGCGATGAATTCGATAAAAGTATCATCCATTACCTGCGCCGCCATCGCGGTGTCTTGATTGGCGAAGCTACAGCCGAAGAATTGAAGAAACAAATCGGCTCTGCCTCGGGCTTTGAAACCGAAACAGCCATGCGCATTAAAGGCCGCGATCTGGCCGAAGGTACGCCTAAATCCTTGGCAGTTACTTCAGATGAAATCCGTGAAGCATTGAGTGAAACGGTAAATCAAATCATCCGTGCCGTTCGTCTAGCTTTGGAACAGGCTCCGCCTGAATTGGCCGGCGACATCGCCGACCGCGGTATTATGCTGACCGGCGGCGGTGCGCTTCTGCACGGTATCGATACTGTCTTGGCCGACGCAACCGGCCTGCCCGTCGGTATTGCCGACCAACCTCTGAACTGCGTTGCCTATGGTGCCGGTAAGGCTTTGGACTATATCGGCAAATGGGATACCGTATTCACGGAAAACCCATAA
- the mreC gene encoding rod shape-determining protein MreC: MERSSLRFDEAKGSKLLPRFVVYIALAAGLMVADYRFSLMQPVRAAVMPMLYPVQWLANQPVQLYQYFADLSQSKSELLEQNRQLLEENGRLKIDLQRDKVNTDELRELKKLYGLQQKGIHNVIGAEVISNGKDPLSERLIIGKGGQDGLKVGDAVIDQSGLIGLLTQVHTQSAEIGLISGGQSIVPIAVSRTGERNLAYGNGNGLDLRYFPTGSDLKPGDILLTSGLDGTYPAGIPVATVSKVVRASGTPYYDTQLTPLAALRSSRFVLVLSSAPSSPR, from the coding sequence ATGGAACGCTCTTCTTTGCGCTTTGACGAGGCAAAAGGCTCTAAGCTGTTGCCTCGTTTTGTCGTTTATATCGCTCTGGCTGCCGGCCTGATGGTGGCAGATTACCGCTTTTCATTGATGCAGCCTGTACGTGCTGCAGTAATGCCCATGCTCTATCCTGTTCAATGGCTGGCAAATCAACCTGTTCAACTTTATCAATATTTTGCCGACCTCTCCCAGTCCAAATCCGAGCTCTTGGAACAAAACCGCCAACTTCTGGAAGAAAATGGCCGTCTGAAAATTGATTTGCAGCGAGATAAAGTCAATACTGATGAATTGCGCGAATTAAAAAAACTGTACGGTTTGCAACAAAAAGGCATTCACAACGTTATCGGTGCGGAAGTCATTTCCAATGGCAAAGATCCGCTTTCCGAAAGACTGATTATCGGCAAGGGCGGCCAAGATGGTTTGAAAGTTGGCGATGCGGTCATCGATCAAAGCGGTTTGATCGGCCTGTTGACACAAGTTCACACACAAAGTGCGGAAATTGGGCTGATTTCAGGCGGACAAAGCATTGTCCCCATAGCCGTCAGTCGCACCGGCGAACGCAATTTGGCATACGGCAATGGCAACGGTTTGGATTTGCGCTATTTTCCAACCGGCTCAGACTTGAAACCCGGCGATATTCTACTGACTTCCGGCTTGGACGGTACTTATCCGGCGGGGATTCCCGTTGCAACCGTCAGCAAGGTTGTCCGCGCATCGGGAACGCCTTATTACGATACGCAACTGACGCCTTTAGCCGCTTTACGCAGCAGCCGTTTTGTCTTGGTACTTTCTTCCGCCCCTTCTTCCCCACGCTGA
- the mreD gene encoding rod shape-determining protein MreD: MNDFDDSYRAVPLHIMAASLIVMMILDFMPFSFDGFFWLPEMTALMLLYWTLHQPQRAGMGLAFAIGLIVDAATAATLGLHALSYVVMTYFILNRRRQIMLYGHIMQLAAVLAALLLNQAVLTAARLFLNHQVITLQGFVAPFVGALLWPILSQLMLIVTRIYRAH, encoded by the coding sequence ATGAACGATTTTGACGATTCTTACCGTGCAGTACCGCTGCACATCATGGCGGCCAGTCTCATCGTGATGATGATACTGGACTTTATGCCGTTTTCCTTTGACGGATTCTTCTGGCTGCCTGAAATGACGGCACTGATGTTGCTGTATTGGACATTGCATCAACCGCAACGCGCAGGCATGGGACTAGCTTTTGCCATCGGTCTGATTGTCGATGCCGCAACCGCCGCGACTTTGGGTTTGCACGCCCTGTCTTACGTCGTGATGACTTATTTCATCTTAAACCGACGCCGCCAAATCATGCTGTACGGCCACATTATGCAATTGGCCGCTGTCTTGGCTGCGTTGTTGCTCAATCAGGCCGTTTTAACTGCTGCCCGTCTGTTCCTCAATCATCAGGTCATCACTTTGCAAGGCTTTGTTGCCCCATTTGTCGGCGCATTGCTTTGGCCGATACTCAGCCAGCTGATGCTGATTGTGACCCGTATTTACCGCGCGCACTGA
- the mrdA gene encoding penicillin-binding protein 2, translated as MKPILPRRLPGGQHTKKPSAQAAQADALLRLLVAFILIVIFFSILLARFFYLQVTQHNEFSGQASSNRITLIPTPPVRGEIVDINGVPLAKNYPVFSLEVIPSRIEGKMEDVIEALRKYVDITPTDLKRFKKYRESYRKFENIPLKLRLTDEEAARLSVHLREFKGVEVNSRTFREYPYGKLTSHFLGYIGRISDKDKEMLEEEGLTALYRGSTHIGKSGLEKYYEHQLHGIPGYQEVEKDAYGNIVRVLKNVPSKMGQTLRLGMDIRMQQEADRILGDRRGALVAINPQDGTVLAFVSKPSFDPNLFIDGIDSDTWKMLNDDWKKPLINRVTQGLYPPGSTFKPFMGMALLESGKITQNTIVPAPGAWSIPGSRHIFRDSVRSGHGSANLSKAIQVSSDTFFYRLGYEMGIDKASPYLAQFGFGQKTGIDLPSEYVGVLPSREWKAKRFAKSSDPTAKEWRAGEMVSVSIGQGYNAYTPLQMAHATASLANNGVVHQPHLVKEILDFGARKITRINPNPERQIPFKTDNFEYVKRAMEKVLKPGGTAHRIGGGLAYTMGGKTGTAQVVQIKQGGRYNAAALREQHRDHAWFISFAPLEKPEIAIAVILENGGWGAYAAPLAREMTDFYMLHVKPQQFSDGLETDSAKTEKTDKHQPITSIFQSAYGLTPTSPASQPEVHHE; from the coding sequence ATGAAACCGATTCTTCCACGCCGTCTTCCCGGTGGTCAACATACCAAAAAACCTTCCGCTCAGGCAGCACAAGCCGACGCCCTATTGCGCCTGCTCGTTGCTTTTATCCTGATTGTCATCTTCTTTTCCATCTTGCTGGCGCGGTTCTTTTACTTACAAGTGACTCAACACAATGAGTTTTCCGGTCAGGCATCGAGCAACCGCATCACCCTGATTCCAACGCCGCCCGTACGCGGCGAAATCGTCGATATCAACGGCGTTCCTTTGGCCAAAAACTATCCTGTCTTTTCGCTTGAAGTTATTCCCAGCCGCATCGAAGGCAAGATGGAAGATGTCATTGAAGCATTGAGAAAATACGTCGATATTACGCCGACAGATTTAAAACGCTTCAAAAAATACCGCGAAAGCTATCGAAAATTTGAAAACATCCCGCTCAAGCTCAGGCTGACCGATGAAGAGGCTGCGCGTTTATCCGTGCATCTGCGCGAATTCAAAGGCGTAGAGGTCAATTCACGCACATTCCGCGAATATCCTTACGGCAAGCTGACTTCCCATTTCTTAGGCTATATCGGCCGTATTAGCGATAAAGACAAAGAAATGCTGGAAGAAGAAGGCCTGACCGCCCTCTACCGCGGCAGCACGCATATCGGCAAATCAGGCCTGGAAAAATATTACGAACACCAGCTTCATGGCATCCCAGGCTATCAGGAAGTCGAAAAAGACGCTTACGGCAATATCGTCCGCGTATTAAAAAATGTTCCGTCCAAAATGGGGCAAACCTTGCGCCTAGGCATGGATATCCGTATGCAACAGGAAGCCGACCGCATCTTGGGCGACCGCCGTGGCGCATTGGTGGCCATTAATCCGCAAGACGGTACTGTTTTGGCATTTGTTTCCAAACCATCTTTCGATCCCAACCTCTTTATTGACGGCATCGACAGCGATACTTGGAAAATGCTGAATGACGATTGGAAAAAGCCTTTGATCAACCGCGTTACCCAAGGCCTTTATCCGCCGGGCTCTACATTCAAACCCTTTATGGGCATGGCTTTGTTGGAAAGCGGCAAAATCACTCAAAACACCATCGTCCCCGCCCCCGGCGCATGGAGCATACCCGGCAGCCGCCATATTTTCCGCGACTCTGTCCGCAGCGGTCACGGCTCGGCCAACTTGAGCAAGGCCATTCAAGTATCCTCAGATACCTTCTTCTATCGCTTGGGTTACGAAATGGGTATCGACAAAGCCTCTCCGTATCTGGCGCAATTCGGTTTCGGCCAAAAAACCGGTATTGACCTGCCTAGTGAATATGTAGGCGTTTTGCCCAGCCGCGAATGGAAAGCCAAACGCTTTGCCAAATCTTCCGACCCGACTGCCAAAGAATGGCGTGCCGGCGAGATGGTTTCCGTCAGTATCGGCCAAGGCTACAATGCCTACACGCCTTTGCAAATGGCACATGCGACAGCCTCTCTGGCCAATAACGGTGTCGTTCATCAGCCGCATTTGGTCAAAGAAATATTGGATTTCGGTGCGCGTAAAATTACCCGCATCAATCCTAATCCCGAACGTCAAATTCCGTTTAAAACCGACAACTTCGAATACGTCAAACGCGCAATGGAGAAGGTATTGAAACCGGGCGGTACGGCACACCGTATCGGTGGCGGACTCGCTTACACAATGGGCGGTAAAACCGGTACGGCCCAAGTCGTACAAATCAAACAGGGCGGCCGCTACAATGCCGCAGCCCTGCGCGAACAACACCGCGACCACGCATGGTTTATCTCGTTTGCGCCATTGGAAAAACCTGAAATCGCCATTGCCGTTATTTTGGAAAACGGCGGCTGGGGTGCGTATGCCGCGCCATTGGCCCGTGAAATGACTGATTTTTATATGCTTCACGTCAAGCCGCAACAGTTTTCAGACGGCCTTGAAACAGATTCGGCCAAAACTGAAAAAACTGATAAACATCAGCCTATTACCAGCATTTTCCAATCTGCCTACGGACTGACGCCGACAAGCCCTGCCTCACAGCCGGAGGTTCACCATGAATAA
- the rodA gene encoding rod shape-determining protein RodA translates to MNNTSAWKTFKSTIAAPIDPWLFFAMLAIYIMSLFLLYSADGQEFGQLENKTIHTVLGFALLWIIAVFKPQTAAKVALPVYIVGVLLLIGVEVAGVTVNGSTRWLSLGFTRIQPSEIMKIGIPMTVAWYFQRYEGRLKWIHYIVALVLILVPVALILKQPDLGTAALIMASGIFVIFFAGLPWKAIFAAIIAFVAALPLLWNYGMHDYQKTRVLTLLDPTKDPLGAGYHIIQSMIAIGSGGVWGKGWLNGTQTHLDYIPESTTDFIFAVFGEEFGLIGNILLLLVYLIILARGLWIAAQAQSLYSRTLAGALTMTFFCYAFVNMGMVSGILPVVGVPLPLVSYGGTATLSIMVVLALLMGIANEHKNLRRRNMDNDDLTESKE, encoded by the coding sequence ATGAATAACACATCAGCGTGGAAAACATTCAAATCCACCATTGCAGCCCCAATTGACCCTTGGCTGTTTTTTGCCATGCTCGCCATCTACATCATGAGCCTGTTTTTGCTCTATTCTGCAGACGGGCAAGAGTTCGGCCAATTGGAAAACAAAACCATCCATACCGTTTTGGGCTTTGCCCTGTTATGGATTATCGCCGTATTCAAGCCGCAAACGGCCGCCAAAGTTGCCCTGCCTGTTTATATCGTCGGCGTATTACTGCTGATTGGCGTCGAAGTTGCCGGCGTTACCGTCAACGGTTCGACCCGTTGGCTGAGCCTAGGTTTTACCCGTATCCAACCTTCCGAAATCATGAAAATCGGTATTCCCATGACTGTCGCGTGGTATTTCCAACGCTATGAAGGCCGTCTGAAATGGATACATTATATTGTCGCCCTCGTGCTGATTCTTGTTCCTGTCGCCCTGATTTTGAAGCAGCCCGACCTCGGTACGGCCGCGCTGATTATGGCTTCGGGCATTTTTGTCATCTTTTTTGCCGGATTGCCCTGGAAAGCCATTTTTGCCGCTATTATTGCCTTTGTGGCCGCCCTGCCGCTCTTGTGGAACTACGGCATGCACGACTACCAGAAAACCCGCGTCCTTACCTTGCTCGACCCGACCAAAGACCCGTTGGGTGCAGGCTACCACATCATCCAATCCATGATTGCCATCGGCTCGGGCGGCGTATGGGGTAAGGGCTGGCTCAACGGCACACAAACCCATTTAGACTATATTCCCGAATCAACGACTGACTTTATTTTCGCAGTATTCGGCGAAGAGTTCGGTCTGATCGGCAATATCCTTTTGCTGCTGGTTTACCTTATCATTCTGGCACGCGGATTGTGGATTGCCGCACAAGCGCAATCCCTTTACAGCCGTACTTTGGCAGGTGCATTGACCATGACCTTCTTCTGCTACGCCTTTGTAAACATGGGCATGGTCAGCGGTATTTTACCCGTTGTCGGCGTCCCCCTCCCCTTGGTCAGCTACGGCGGTACGGCTACGCTTTCTATCATGGTGGTGCTGGCCCTATTGATGGGTATCGCCAACGAACATAAAAACCTCCGCCGTCGTAATATGGACAACGACGATCTGACTGAAAGTAAGGAATAA
- a CDS encoding MarC family protein, whose translation MELGVEIGKLLVALLVLINPFSALSIYLDLTQDHSTKEKRRIARTAALAVFIVIVVFALSGGILLKVLGISVGSFQVGGGILVLLIAISLMNGNDNPAKPKIDPNSEEHHHAQQVRRNEKAIAVVPIAIPITIGPGGISTVIIYSSAAKNYSDIALIIISGFLVSLICYLILIVAGRISKRLGTTGLTILNRIMGMMLAAISVEIIVAGLKSIFPQLVA comes from the coding sequence ATGGAATTAGGTGTAGAAATCGGCAAACTTCTCGTTGCACTTCTTGTACTGATCAACCCCTTCAGCGCACTCTCGATTTATCTTGACCTGACGCAAGACCACAGCACCAAAGAAAAACGCAGAATTGCGCGTACTGCCGCATTAGCCGTTTTCATCGTGATTGTCGTCTTTGCACTGAGCGGCGGTATCTTGTTGAAAGTACTCGGCATCAGCGTGGGCTCTTTCCAAGTCGGCGGCGGCATTTTGGTTTTACTGATTGCCATCTCCTTGATGAACGGCAACGACAATCCGGCCAAGCCCAAAATCGATCCTAATTCAGAAGAGCATCACCATGCGCAACAAGTCCGCCGCAATGAAAAAGCCATTGCCGTCGTCCCCATTGCCATTCCGATTACCATCGGCCCCGGCGGTATTTCTACCGTCATCATTTACTCCTCTGCCGCCAAAAATTACAGCGATATTGCCCTGATTATCATCTCCGGCTTTCTGGTCAGCCTGATTTGCTATCTCATCCTGATCGTTGCCGGACGCATCAGCAAACGCTTGGGCACGACCGGCCTGACCATCCTCAACCGCATTATGGGCATGATGCTTGCCGCCATTTCCGTAGAGATTATTGTTGCCGGATTAAAATCTATTTTTCCCCAACTGGTCGCTTGA
- a CDS encoding aldehyde dehydrogenase family protein, with translation MFHSTHVFTGETICRRPAQNYTEFTDELNRLQTLQQTFAQSSIIERTALLQQFADSLTQNQERLAEMVCEEVGRCLHECRAEISKSIELIRYYVRLAPELLSHKTIATQASLSQVRFEPLGVVLAVMPWNYPVWQILRFAIPALCAGNACAVKPAPSVARVSETLFSLVPKGLPLIGAWLSHEDTLKAIEDTDAMAFTGSTHTGRLLAAHAGKHLKKTVLELGGSNPFIILPDADLQRAAIDACYSRFRDAGQSCNAAKRIVVTQDIAEQFIPLFLAECAKLQTGNPKDPNTTLAPLHREDLRQTVHEQVQDAVAHGAQCLSGGYIPEGESWFYPATVLDQINPNCRVWHEEVFGPVAMILRANNPDHAVALANDTPFGLGACIYTADTANAWQYAEKIQAGSVFINRHTSSDLRLPFGGVKASGYGRELSEFGLYEFVNVKTYWQK, from the coding sequence ATGTTTCACAGCACCCATGTCTTTACCGGTGAAACCATTTGCCGCCGACCGGCACAAAACTACACCGAATTTACCGACGAATTAAACCGCCTCCAAACCCTTCAGCAAACCTTCGCACAATCAAGCATTATCGAGCGCACCGCCCTCTTACAACAATTTGCCGACAGCCTCACCCAAAACCAAGAACGCCTCGCCGAAATGGTTTGCGAAGAAGTCGGCCGCTGCCTGCATGAATGCCGCGCCGAAATCAGCAAATCCATCGAGCTTATCCGCTACTACGTCCGCCTCGCGCCTGAACTGCTCTCCCATAAAACCATCGCCACCCAAGCCAGCCTCAGCCAAGTCCGCTTCGAGCCTTTGGGCGTTGTTTTGGCAGTCATGCCGTGGAACTATCCTGTTTGGCAGATTTTACGATTTGCCATCCCGGCCCTGTGCGCCGGCAATGCCTGCGCGGTCAAGCCTGCGCCCAGTGTCGCCCGCGTCAGCGAAACCCTCTTCAGCCTCGTCCCCAAAGGTTTGCCGCTTATCGGCGCATGGTTAAGTCATGAAGACACGCTTAAAGCCATCGAAGATACCGATGCCATGGCATTTACCGGTTCGACCCATACCGGCCGCCTGCTGGCCGCACATGCAGGCAAACATCTGAAAAAAACCGTCCTTGAACTGGGCGGCAGCAATCCGTTTATCATCCTGCCCGATGCCGATCTCCAACGCGCAGCCATCGACGCCTGCTATTCACGCTTCCGCGATGCCGGACAATCCTGCAATGCCGCCAAACGCATCGTTGTTACCCAAGATATTGCCGAACAATTTATCCCGCTCTTCCTTGCCGAATGCGCCAAACTGCAAACCGGCAATCCCAAAGACCCGAACACTACCCTTGCCCCGCTTCACCGCGAAGACCTGCGTCAAACCGTACACGAGCAGGTTCAAGATGCGGTTGCACATGGCGCGCAGTGCTTGAGCGGCGGTTATATCCCTGAGGGAGAAAGCTGGTTTTACCCTGCCACGGTATTGGATCAAATCAACCCGAACTGCCGCGTTTGGCACGAAGAAGTCTTCGGCCCAGTTGCCATGATTTTACGCGCCAACAATCCGGATCACGCCGTCGCACTTGCCAACGACACACCTTTCGGCCTCGGCGCCTGTATCTACACAGCCGACACGGCAAATGCATGGCAATACGCCGAAAAAATTCAAGCAGGCTCTGTCTTTATCAACCGCCACACCAGCAGCGATCTGCGCCTACCTTTTGGTGGCGTCAAAGCTTCAGGTTATGGACGCGAGCTATCAGAATTCGGGCTGTACGAATTCGTCAACGTCAAAACCTATTGGCAAAAATAA
- a CDS encoding IS5 family transposase: protein MTTFFQQTVQAMIVKHIDRFPLLKLDQVIDWQPIEQYLNRQRTRYLRDHRGRPAYPLLSMFKAVLLGQWHSLSDPELKHSLITRIDFNLFCRFDELSIPDYSTLCRYRNWLAQDDTLSELLKLINRQLTEKNLKVEKASATVIDATIIQTAGSKQRQAIEVDEEGQVSSQTTPSKDSDARWIKKSGLYKLGYKQHTRTDAEGYIEKLHITPANAHECKHLLPLLEGLSKGTTVYADKGYDSKENRQHLKEHRLQDGIMRKAHRKHPLSEAQTKRNRYLSKTRYVVEQSFGTLHRKFRYARAVYFGLLKVSAQSHLKAMCLNLLKAANRLSVPVAA, encoded by the coding sequence ATGACCACCTTCTTTCAGCAAACCGTCCAAGCCATGATCGTCAAACACATCGACCGCTTCCCACTATTGAAGTTGGATCAGGTAATTGATTGGCAACCGATCGAACAGTACCTGAATCGTCAAAGAACCCGTTACCTTAGAGATCACCGCGGCCGTCCCGCCTATCCCCTGTTGTCCATGTTCAAAGCCGTCCTGCTCGGACAATGGCACAGCCTCTCCGATCCCGAACTCAAACACAGCCTCATCACCCGCATCGATTTCAACCTGTTTTGCCGTTTTGACGAACTGAGCATCCCCGATTACAGCACCTTATGCCGCTACCGCAACTGGCTGGCGCAAGACGACACCCTGTCTGAACTGCTAAAACTGATTAACCGACAACTGACCGAAAAAAACCTAAAAGTAGAGAAAGCATCTGCCACCGTCATTGACGCCACCATTATTCAGACCGCCGGCAGCAAACAGCGTCAGGCCATAGAAGTCGATGAAGAAGGACAAGTCAGCAGCCAAACCACACCGAGTAAAGACAGCGATGCCCGTTGGATAAAGAAAAGCGGCCTCTACAAACTCGGTTACAAACAACATACCCGTACCGATGCGGAAGGCTATATTGAGAAACTGCACATTACCCCTGCCAATGCCCATGAATGCAAACACCTGTTGCCTTTGTTGGAAGGCCTATCCAAAGGTACGACCGTCTATGCCGACAAAGGCTACGACAGTAAGGAAAACCGGCAACATCTGAAAGAGCATCGGCTGCAGGACGGCATTATGCGCAAAGCCCACCGCAAACATCCGCTGTCGGAAGCACAAACCAAACGTAACCGATATTTATCAAAAACCCGTTATGTGGTCGAACAGAGCTTCGGTACGCTGCACCGTAAATTCCGCTATGCCCGGGCAGTCTATTTTGGTCTGCTCAAAGTAAGTGCACAAAGCCATCTGAAGGCGATGTGTTTGAACCTTTTGAAAGCGGCTAACAGGCTAAGTGTGCCTGTTGCCGCCTAA